aaattatttaaatttaaataaattgaatttcccgcgtgattaaaaaatctaccatATTGAACTCACCTGTCCAGATTGTCgcaatgtttaattattaaaaactttaaaaaagtgTCAAAAAATCCATTGATCCGTAAAAATCCATTAAATTCacaataaacatttaaaaatgcacagaaaaaaatttgtaacagtaaatataaataaatcaatatcaGCCAACACCCGCACCGGCACGGGTTCGACACTCGACAGATGTACAGACAAAAtatcactatttttatttacttgtaaCTTAAAACATCACATCAACACACACTTTAATCacttaaaattcatatttactttatttgtttataaatataagtatgtatgttactaacaatataaatatatatatatatatttaattatattatttatggtTATGATCACATGTAAACAGTTTAAATAAACACACGGAAAACAATACggaagaaaaagtaaaatagtCTTGATTCTCAATAGCGTGGTTGTGGTTGTGTCTGTTTAAATATAAGTAGAAAGAgatggagagaaaaaaaaggagTTAGAGAGCGAGTGAGTGAGAGGAAGAGGGAGAGAGAAAGAGTAAGaggggagtaaaaaaaagtcggacGAAAACTAACACTGTACGCGTCGTTGTTGAAAAGCATCTAAAGCACGAATGCCGATTGTAATAACAACGAGTCAACGAGAGAAGTTATGCACGTGGTACCCCGGCAGCCCCGGCAATACTCAAAATGTTATCGAATCAGCCAACCACGATGAACCACCTGTTACTGTGTCGTGCTTATCTCCTCTACAAATGCGCGCGCACATGGACTCGAAATTCCGATATGTCTATAAACTTTTtagctataaaaaaaaaaaattatattattcgtttattaaaacgcggttattttttattattcaaaataaaactaaaaaaatttttcattcatcgagatttaaaaaacgaaaaaaaaaaaaaaattttacatgcGCGGAGTAGAACGGAGGTGCGCAAAGTCGATAATGTGCGTGGTAAGATAGGAAGGGGATGCGCAGTACTTTAAAAAGTAGCTTTTGGATAAAGAGTGGGTGTGCGCAGTAAAGAGAAAAGAGGTTATGCGCATGGCGGGATAATGCGCAGATAAATGAATGCGCAATAAGCCGGGCgtagtctttttttttatttttttatccgtatgttaacttaataataattcatgaatatatggttttttaatttgtttgtaATTAGGttattaattatgtaatttaattgaaattaatttatagtatatggttttgaattttaataacgcTCGTTAGAATAAATGTTATCTGCTGATATCAGTTCTTTACAGAggataagattatttttttttttttttagaatgtTATGATTtagaaaatgtatataaatagatatatatagatatatatttatttgcttgaaattactttttattttttttattatatgtttgttttttaaatatttgtttagtaattattataaactttatttgattattttatgatttatttatttagggctatgattattattattattatttttgtagatGATTCTAATTTAAATTGGAGCTTAAATGCGGGTGTGAAGCTATCAATTGATGCGggttatcgattttttgacagaattgaataatttccttcaattttcaaggaaaatagtaaatttcaataattaaattttttttcagtcatcttttaattttcgaatcgatcaattagtttttgaaaaaagtaaaatcaatttttaatagtatattatacaCCTAGGgtagtaaagtaagaaatgtctcagatcacatgtaatctgacatttcttactttactaccctaggtgtgtaatatactattaaaaattgattttacttttttcaaaaactaattgatcgattcgaaaattaaaagatgactgaaaaaaatttagttattgaaATGTCTATTTtcgaagaatttgaaaaaaatttttttcggtcaaagagtaaataatttaggtTTAATTATgcgtaatgaaatttttatgttcGGAAATATTAGTATTTATGACTAATGAACGCAATGCCGACACATTATCGTTGACGAATtctagatattttttaaatttttaaaaactgttaattttttccattactACGCATTACAAGCGATAGAatctaatgtatttttaataacagtTCAAAAAGTCTTTGTCGTATTTTCGGGGGTATTACCGAAATTACTGATAGGTATAATTAACTCGAGGTGATTTGACAATGTCATTAACGCACGTACTAAATGTTAAGATAACGTTTATTTTGTTAGGATATAAAAGAACAAATAGAGTTAGAAATTcaataactaaatttatttttttttaattaaaacataaaaatgtaatgaataaataatgcgTTTGCTATCAGATTTTGAATATTAGTTTTTACTAATACCTTGTTGTCACAAGGAGTTACGACTTCATGCCTAgtaaacgataaataatttatgacatGACCTCTTCTTCGGGACAGTTTTATGTTGTCAGTTGCTGTGATTCGTTTCAGGCcgtgtaaaaattatttttctcaactaATTGCAttaatttcactaattttcaTCCCTATGGATTCGTTTCgtacgaataatttaaaattttattattcattgttTGGCTTAAACAACAGTCGATATTTAACATTTCACTTTTATCATTTCTAGATGGCATTCAAATCACTCCACATCCACGTGTactcgacaaaaaaaaaacttgtgtCAAACCATCTGTTTACGTGACAAGTGCTCtctctataaataaaatataataaaagtttataaaataaataaaataatggaaaGTGTCGAAGAATTGAAACTAAAAATCCAACATCTTGAGCAAGAATTATCGCAAGAACGTAATAAAAATGTGATATCgcgtaaaaaaatagatactCTGTCAGCAGAAGTTGTTGACACAAATCCTTACAGTCGTCTGATGGCCCTAAAACGTATGGGAATAGTTgacaattatgaaaaaattcgtaCACTGACAGTAGCAATAGTTGGTGTCGGTGGTGTCGGAAGCGTAACTGCCGAAATGTTGACCCGTTGTGGTATCGGCAAGCTCGTACTCTTTGATTACGACAAAGTTGAACTAGCAAatatgaatcgtttattttttcaacctcaCCAAGTTGGTCTCAGTAAAGTTGACGCTGCTGCTCGAACTCTGACATCAATAAACCCAGATGTTGATATCGAGACCCACAATTATAACATAACAACTGTTGATCATTTCGATGAATTCATGACAGCTATAAGTAAATCAAGTTTAAATAACGGGCAAGTTGATTTATTGCTCAGCTGcgttgataattttgaagCACGTATGGCAATAAATACTGCCTGCAATGAATTAAATTGCAAGTGGTTCGAAAGCGGGGTTTCAGAAAATGCAGTATCAGGTCATATACAATTTATAGTACCTGGGGAATCAGCTTGCTTTGCTTGCGCACCACCCCTGGTTGTTGCATCAAAAATAGACGAGAAGACATTGAAGAAAGAAGGCGTTTGCGCAGCATCATTGCCCACAACAATGGGCATCGTTGCTGGTTTTTTAACCCAAAATGCtttgaaatatttgttaaatttcgGTAACACTTCATTTTATCTTGGATACAACGCGATGGATGATTTTTTTCCTTCGATGGTACTGCGTCCTAATCCTAATTGCGATGATCAGTATTGTCGTCAGAGGCAGCTGGAGTATCAGGCTCAGCCTAAGGAAGAAATTGCTGTTGAGGCTGTCGAAGAACCGCCGATTCATGAAGATAACGACTGGGGTATTTCGCTTATTGATGAGACCGCTGCTGTTGCTGAAGaagaaaacatcaaaggaTTGTGTCAAGGTGTCAGACAAGCTTACGTGCTGCCAGATCCTGTCGTTGACAATGAAAATGTCGTCGATGCCAGTGCTCTGAGTCTTGAAGAACTGATGGCtactatgaaaaatatttaaatttaataattatatttattattgagcTGGTGTATagagattttttattatttttgctgtaattattttaaaaatttataattaattttttttttaaataaaaaaaaattagctttgataaattttcattgatttttaataaaaatttataaaatattaataatttgttatttttgaatatcaaaaaatttcccgcgtaaatatttaaacgcaTGCGCTCAAGTTTTTGTGGCGGTTGCGTtgatttttaaacttcccaAGAATCAAAATGGCGTCGCACAAATATATCACGTTAATATAACGATTGTTTATACTTTTACCGGCATGTTTGTACataaattatgtatttaaaataaataaattaataattttaaattaattaagaaaatttaattaaaagaaaaaagaattttattaaattataaaaatattcaaataagtGTAGCGGTAAGtactgatttaaatttattgaggttataattttataaacaaacgtaaaaataatattacagataaaaaaaaaatgacaatgtCTGACGACGAAGACCTGGTCTACGTTCGTAAATCAAAGACAGTTCACTATGGATCACTTGAAGAAGGAGAACGTGCTAGACTGGCAGCAGAGTCATCAGATGACCACAATGATCCAGTTGATGGATCGGGTCCAGCACCAGCTGCACCCGCTCCAACACCGGCAGCAAATATCCACGTGTCAAATGAATACATGGAGCTGGAGGATGAGATGTCCAAAGATAAACAAGCATTGCTTGAGGAATTTGAAAGGAGAAAGAAGGCACGTCAAATAAATGTATCAACAGATGATTCAGAGGTACGTAAAACTTTACGAGTACTAGGTGAGCCAATTTGTCTGTTTGGTGAAGGTCCAGCAGACAGACGAACTCGATTGCGTGAATTATTAGCCAGTCGTGGTGAGGATGTTATTAAAAAGAAGCATGACGATGATGATAAACATGTTCGTCCTCTGGAACGTGAAATGGAGACGACCTGGTACCATGAAGGTCCAGATTCGTTGCAAATAGCGCGCGCTTGGATTGCTGAATACTCATTAAAACGTGCTGGTGCACGATTACAACGTGCACGTCAAGATTTAGCTCTACCTGGTGCTACTCGGACAGCTCATCAGCAAGAATTACTTCGAAAGCTACAAAGTTTGTCAACTTATTGCTCCCAAGTTGGTGATACTCGTCCTATTTCTTCGTGTCAATTTAGTCCTGATTCTAAAATTCTCGCAACTTCATCTTGGTCAGGAATATGCAAACTTTGGTCTGTACCAGACTGCGAACTATTAAGAACATTGAATGGACATACCAGGCTCGCTGGATGCATTGTTTTTCATCCTAAAGCAACGATAACTGAACCAGTTGTTGGACCAACTGCTGGATCAACATGTGTATTGGCTAGTTGTGATGCCGATGGTAAAGTTAAACTCTGGGCCGGTGGTTCTGGTGATGAACCGATTGCTGATCTCGAGGGTCATGATAAACGTGTTTCCCGTATTGCTTTTCATCCATCGGGAAGATTTCTTGGTACTTGTTGCCACGACGCATCTTGGAGACTCTGGGATTTGGAGCAGAAAGAAGAAGTGCTGCATCAGGAAGGTCATGCCAAAGCTGTTCACT
The DNA window shown above is from Microplitis mediator isolate UGA2020A chromosome 1, iyMicMedi2.1, whole genome shotgun sequence and carries:
- the LOC130678180 gene encoding ubiquitin-like modifier-activating enzyme 5, which codes for MESVEELKLKIQHLEQELSQERNKNVISRKKIDTLSAEVVDTNPYSRLMALKRMGIVDNYEKIRTLTVAIVGVGGVGSVTAEMLTRCGIGKLVLFDYDKVELANMNRLFFQPHQVGLSKVDAAARTLTSINPDVDIETHNYNITTVDHFDEFMTAISKSSLNNGQVDLLLSCVDNFEARMAINTACNELNCKWFESGVSENAVSGHIQFIVPGESACFACAPPLVVASKIDEKTLKKEGVCAASLPTTMGIVAGFLTQNALKYLLNFGNTSFYLGYNAMDDFFPSMVLRPNPNCDDQYCRQRQLEYQAQPKEEIAVEAVEEPPIHEDNDWGISLIDETAAVAEEENIKGLCQGVRQAYVLPDPVVDNENVVDASALSLEELMATMKNI
- the LOC130678175 gene encoding U4/U6 small nuclear ribonucleoprotein Prp4; this encodes MTMSDDEDLVYVRKSKTVHYGSLEEGERARLAAESSDDHNDPVDGSGPAPAAPAPTPAANIHVSNEYMELEDEMSKDKQALLEEFERRKKARQINVSTDDSEVRKTLRVLGEPICLFGEGPADRRTRLRELLASRGEDVIKKKHDDDDKHVRPLEREMETTWYHEGPDSLQIARAWIAEYSLKRAGARLQRARQDLALPGATRTAHQQELLRKLQSLSTYCSQVGDTRPISSCQFSPDSKILATSSWSGICKLWSVPDCELLRTLNGHTRLAGCIVFHPKATITEPVVGPTAGSTCVLASCDADGKVKLWAGGSGDEPIADLEGHDKRVSRIAFHPSGRFLGTCCHDASWRLWDLEQKEEVLHQEGHAKAVHCISFQVDGSVAATGGHDAFGRVWDLRTGRCIMFMDGHSKSIFGIDFSPNGFQIVTASDDNTCKIWDLRKRTCLYSIPAHTNLLSDVKYQRGDGHYLVTASYDNTAKIWSNKTWQPLKTLQGHDGKVMAVDVSPDHKYIATSSYDRTFKLWSPENM